One Mixta gaviniae genomic window carries:
- a CDS encoding type III secretion system chaperone gives MSNVLLQRLLDHYGRTLNTELTLEKGVCALLDAQQQELVVMELPPGENLLLHCQIMPPQEMADDPAMWRALLAMNFEMEAMRGCWLALDAQLTLRLCCQQPLEQLDPPRFTTLVNAFIDQGEQIRGFMPTLLTRLAETAEAAA, from the coding sequence ATGAGCAATGTCCTTTTACAGCGCCTGCTGGATCACTATGGCCGCACGCTGAATACCGAACTGACGCTGGAGAAAGGCGTCTGCGCCCTGCTGGACGCCCAGCAGCAGGAGCTGGTGGTGATGGAGCTGCCGCCGGGCGAGAACCTGCTGCTGCACTGCCAGATTATGCCGCCGCAGGAGATGGCGGATGATCCGGCGATGTGGCGCGCGCTACTGGCAATGAACTTTGAGATGGAGGCGATGCGCGGTTGCTGGCTGGCGCTGGATGCGCAGCTTACGCTGCGGCTCTGTTGTCAGCAGCCGCTGGAGCAGCTGGACCCGCCGCGCTTTACCACGCTGGTGAACGCCTTTATCGATCAGGGAGAGCAGATCCGGGGCTTTATGCCGACGCTGCTGACGCGCCTGGCGGAAACGGCGGAGGCGGCCGCCTGA
- the sctR gene encoding type III secretion system export apparatus subunit SctR — translation MTEMQSLNPMMLALFLGALSLVPMLMIICTCFLKISMVLMLTRNAMGVQQVPPNMALYGIALAATLFVMAPVFNDISQRVQAMPLDFSNMERLEYTFGNGAEPLRNFMSHNTDPDILVHLQENGARMWPKEMAQSITPQSPLLIIPAFVLSELQNGFKIGFLIFIPFLVVDLIVSNVLLALGMQMVSPMTVSLPLKILLFVLVSGWTRLLDGLFYSYL, via the coding sequence ATGACGGAGATGCAGTCGCTTAACCCGATGATGCTGGCGCTGTTCCTCGGCGCGCTCTCGCTGGTGCCGATGTTGATGATTATCTGTACCTGTTTTCTGAAGATTTCGATGGTGCTGATGTTGACGCGCAACGCGATGGGCGTGCAGCAGGTGCCGCCCAATATGGCGCTTTACGGCATCGCGCTGGCCGCGACGCTGTTCGTGATGGCGCCGGTGTTCAACGATATCAGCCAGCGCGTGCAGGCGATGCCGCTCGACTTCAGCAATATGGAGCGGCTGGAATATACCTTCGGCAACGGCGCGGAGCCGCTGAGAAACTTTATGTCACACAACACCGATCCCGATATTCTGGTGCATCTGCAGGAGAACGGCGCACGCATGTGGCCGAAAGAGATGGCGCAGAGCATTACGCCGCAAAGCCCGCTGCTGATTATTCCCGCTTTCGTGCTGTCGGAGCTGCAAAACGGCTTCAAAATCGGCTTTCTGATCTTTATTCCGTTCCTGGTGGTCGATCTGATTGTCTCCAACGTGCTGCTGGCGCTGGGGATGCAGATGGTGTCACCGATGACCGTCTCGCTACCGCTGAAAATCTTGCTGTTTGTGCTGGTCAGCGGCTGGACGCGGCTGCTGGACGGCCTGTTCTACAGCTATCTGTGA
- the sctU gene encoding type III secretion system export apparatus subunit SctU, with protein sequence MSEKTEDATPQKLQESRKKGQVSQSQDIPRLLISIGILEAIFALVDSGMQRMESMIMLPLMRIGQPFGHAMEEVVTDSLMVLLLFSAIVGAIAILLRIVGGWLQFGPLFAVEAMMPKLDSLNPVNHFKNMFSARQFTQLLTSIIKAAAIAVVLWFALEPEIGNLARLAQTDLNTFWHGVLSLFIKAARQVLMALLAMSALDFGLQKYFYLKQQRMSHEDIRNEYKQSEGDPHMKGHRRQVAHEILNEAPKTPRQVAVEEADVLLVNPTHFAVGLYYRPGETPLPRLLFKASDDDAHYLIEQAQRARIPVIRYIWLARTLYRTTPEGSWIPRETLKAVAQVYRLLRELEDHYMDEVIEMEDE encoded by the coding sequence ATGAGTGAAAAAACCGAAGACGCTACCCCGCAAAAGCTGCAGGAGTCACGTAAAAAAGGGCAGGTGAGCCAGAGCCAGGACATCCCCAGGCTGCTGATCTCGATCGGTATTCTTGAGGCGATTTTCGCACTGGTCGACAGCGGCATGCAGCGGATGGAATCGATGATTATGCTGCCGTTGATGCGCATCGGCCAGCCGTTTGGCCATGCGATGGAGGAGGTGGTGACCGATTCGCTAATGGTGCTGCTGCTGTTTTCCGCCATCGTCGGCGCGATTGCCATACTGCTGCGCATCGTCGGCGGCTGGCTGCAGTTCGGCCCGCTGTTCGCCGTGGAGGCGATGATGCCGAAGCTGGATAGCCTGAACCCGGTGAACCACTTTAAAAACATGTTCTCGGCGCGGCAGTTCACCCAGCTGCTGACCAGCATTATCAAGGCAGCGGCAATCGCCGTGGTGCTGTGGTTTGCGCTGGAGCCGGAGATCGGCAATCTGGCGCGGCTCGCACAGACCGATCTCAACACCTTCTGGCACGGCGTGCTGTCGCTATTTATTAAGGCGGCGCGTCAGGTACTGATGGCGCTGCTGGCGATGAGCGCGCTCGATTTCGGCCTGCAGAAATATTTCTATCTTAAGCAGCAGCGCATGAGCCACGAGGATATTCGCAACGAATATAAGCAGAGCGAAGGCGATCCGCATATGAAAGGGCATCGCCGTCAGGTGGCGCACGAGATCCTGAACGAAGCGCCTAAAACGCCGCGTCAGGTCGCGGTAGAGGAGGCGGATGTGCTGTTGGTTAACCCGACCCACTTTGCGGTGGGGCTTTACTATCGGCCGGGCGAAACGCCGCTGCCGCGCCTGCTGTTTAAGGCCAGCGACGATGATGCACATTATCTGATCGAACAGGCGCAGCGCGCGCGTATTCCGGTCATCCGCTATATCTGGCTGGCGCGCACGCTCTACCGCACCACCCCAGAAGGCAGCTGGATCCCGCGTGAAACGCTCAAGGCGGTGGCGCAGGTTTACCGCCTGCTGCGCGAGCTGGAAGATCACTATATGGATGAGGTAATTGAAATGGAGGATGAATAG
- the sctS gene encoding type III secretion system export apparatus subunit SctS: protein MEILTFFRQAMLLVVLLSAPPLIVAVLVGIVISLVQAAMQLQDQTLPFCLKLVAVGMTLVLTGRWVGVELIQLTQNAFAMMSRVGS, encoded by the coding sequence ATGGAGATACTGACCTTTTTTCGCCAGGCGATGCTGCTGGTGGTGCTGCTCTCGGCGCCGCCGCTGATCGTCGCGGTGCTGGTAGGGATTGTGATTTCGCTGGTACAGGCGGCAATGCAGCTGCAGGACCAGACGCTGCCGTTCTGCCTGAAACTGGTGGCGGTCGGCATGACGCTGGTGCTGACCGGACGCTGGGTTGGCGTGGAGCTGATCCAGCTGACGCAGAACGCTTTCGCCATGATGTCGCGGGTGGGTAGCTGA
- a CDS encoding type III secretion system HrpP C-terminal domain-containing protein, translated as MNPFIAERPAAQPRPEPERREPRAQAEARSRAAPPPPPRAKPAPQPPTAAQAKPQSRGAERGRSERNPASGQSGAAKRGEQPESGTPDGMLFSALLDTPPALPPLSVSAAAFSTQPRFTPPAAAGASGAAPMALWQPLEAELGRVVDRQPDGPVAMTLLLPRLGEVDARLQPLTAGGWDIALRFSPTALGALEAHQERCRQALRRRMACRVRLRFEQRGQA; from the coding sequence ATGAACCCTTTTATCGCCGAGCGTCCCGCCGCCCAGCCGCGGCCTGAACCGGAGCGCCGCGAGCCGCGCGCGCAGGCAGAAGCGCGTTCGCGCGCCGCGCCGCCGCCGCCGCCGCGTGCGAAGCCCGCCCCGCAGCCGCCCACCGCCGCGCAGGCAAAACCGCAGTCGCGCGGCGCGGAGCGCGGCCGCAGCGAACGCAACCCCGCCAGTGGCCAGAGCGGCGCGGCGAAACGTGGCGAGCAGCCGGAAAGCGGTACGCCGGACGGCATGCTGTTCAGCGCTTTGCTGGATACGCCGCCTGCGCTGCCGCCGCTCTCTGTTAGCGCGGCGGCATTTTCAACCCAGCCGCGCTTTACGCCGCCTGCCGCCGCCGGTGCGTCGGGTGCGGCGCCGATGGCGCTCTGGCAGCCGCTGGAGGCGGAGCTGGGCCGCGTGGTCGATCGCCAGCCGGACGGCCCGGTCGCCATGACGCTGCTGCTGCCGCGCCTTGGCGAGGTGGATGCGCGTCTGCAGCCGCTGACCGCCGGCGGCTGGGACATTGCGCTGCGCTTCTCCCCGACGGCGCTGGGCGCGCTGGAGGCGCATCAGGAGCGCTGTCGCCAGGCGCTACGCCGCCGGATGGCCTGTCGCGTACGCCTGCGCTTTGAACAGCGGGGGCAGGCATGA
- a CDS encoding type III secretion protein, protein MRRKINLPDELPAEEGDANLRAAFALLLPIRRQRLRRSERQQRQHEQQLTQLQSAQRDAEQQLTQRRAAYQTLRDGFDETHLGRQPLTDLQRGLQQEQRAAEALQRQRQALSDCVTQCDAQSEQLAAARAETRLRQRELEKLEMLMQEMPS, encoded by the coding sequence ATGCGCCGGAAAATTAATCTGCCTGACGAACTGCCCGCCGAAGAGGGCGACGCGAATTTGCGTGCCGCGTTCGCACTGCTGCTGCCGATCCGCCGTCAGCGCCTGCGCCGCAGTGAACGCCAGCAGCGCCAGCATGAACAGCAGCTGACGCAGCTGCAAAGCGCGCAGCGCGACGCCGAACAGCAGTTGACGCAGCGGCGGGCGGCGTATCAAACGCTGCGCGACGGCTTCGATGAGACGCATCTCGGGCGTCAGCCGCTGACCGATCTGCAGCGCGGGCTGCAGCAGGAACAGCGCGCCGCCGAGGCGCTGCAGCGTCAGCGCCAGGCCCTGAGCGACTGCGTCACGCAGTGTGACGCGCAGAGCGAACAGCTGGCGGCGGCGCGCGCGGAAACCCGGCTGCGCCAGCGCGAGCTGGAAAAACTGGAAATGCTGATGCAGGAGATGCCGTCATGA
- a CDS encoding FliM/FliN family flagellar motor switch protein, translated as MKRLSLPRLNAEEAQLRQRIGAGQCFPYQLNDEAGTLTLRLSAAAPDNAVLALRCDAGPLWIGEPESALALLSACPALPYAEAEVTPWYWPLFNQEIGPQLAMLFGELTPDPAAPAPAAPFTLQLTLTLGELRARSSLTAPIATLNALLDKPGWQADTAALPDALPLHFPCILGALTLSVAQLAQLRPEDVLLPTRASFSPDGAGSLQLGGLRLSGALNGEADRAFFTLSDLEITPVTFPYDNDDMAPVDHPEDEWQGEPASEAAALDALPLALTVRCGQLRLTLGELQRLSRGATVMVDNVQPGEALLCHGDFPLAKGELVEVEGRLGLQITHMLPGSVNPLSHGR; from the coding sequence ATGAAACGGCTTTCGCTGCCGCGTCTGAACGCGGAAGAGGCGCAGCTGCGCCAGCGTATCGGTGCCGGTCAGTGCTTCCCTTATCAGCTGAACGACGAAGCGGGCACGCTGACGCTGCGCCTGAGCGCCGCTGCCCCGGATAATGCCGTTTTGGCGCTGCGCTGCGACGCCGGCCCGCTCTGGATCGGCGAGCCGGAAAGCGCGCTGGCGCTGCTCTCCGCTTGTCCGGCGCTGCCGTATGCCGAAGCAGAAGTGACACCCTGGTACTGGCCACTGTTTAATCAGGAGATCGGCCCGCAACTCGCCATGCTGTTCGGCGAGCTGACGCCGGATCCCGCTGCGCCTGCGCCCGCGGCGCCCTTTACGCTGCAGTTGACCCTGACGCTGGGTGAACTGCGCGCCCGCAGTAGCCTGACTGCCCCGATCGCTACGCTCAACGCCCTGCTGGATAAGCCGGGCTGGCAAGCGGACACGGCGGCGCTGCCCGACGCGCTACCGCTGCATTTTCCATGCATTTTAGGCGCGCTCACCCTGAGCGTCGCGCAGCTTGCGCAGCTGCGGCCTGAAGATGTGCTGCTGCCGACGCGCGCCAGCTTCTCGCCCGACGGCGCGGGATCGCTGCAGCTTGGCGGACTGCGTCTTTCCGGCGCGCTGAACGGCGAGGCGGATCGCGCCTTTTTTACCCTTTCTGACCTGGAGATCACCCCTGTGACATTTCCCTACGATAACGATGATATGGCCCCTGTTGACCACCCGGAAGATGAATGGCAGGGCGAACCGGCGTCGGAGGCTGCGGCGCTCGACGCGCTGCCGCTGGCGCTGACGGTGCGCTGCGGCCAGCTGCGGCTGACGCTGGGCGAGCTGCAGCGTTTGAGCCGCGGGGCGACGGTGATGGTGGATAACGTGCAGCCCGGTGAAGCACTGCTCTGTCACGGCGATTTCCCGCTGGCGAAAGGCGAGCTGGTGGAGGTGGAAGGGCGGCTGGGGCTGCAGATCACCCATATGCTGCCGGGCAGCGTTAATCCTCTGAGCCACGGCAGGTAA
- the sctT gene encoding type III secretion system export apparatus subunit SctT, producing MLWSDALDQLFTALLALLLGMARIFPCLLLTPIFSFSAIKGVLRTAIVVALALFIAPLLYHDMLGASLTLVAYAGLAIKELILGTLIGLILGLPFWMYESVGALFDNQRGALMGGQINPQLGPDATPLGYLMKQVIILLLIVGPGLSAATQLIWDSYRIWPPLTWLPPLGAQGWEVWLGLLKETFVSMVLYAGPLVGLLLLLDFAVGIISIYSPQIQATVLAIPLKCLLGLLFFVLYLPLLNHLAGERLFELRDLSHLLPHLFGAKGAGHE from the coding sequence ATGCTGTGGAGCGACGCGCTCGATCAGCTGTTTACCGCGCTGCTGGCGCTGCTGCTCGGCATGGCGCGTATTTTCCCCTGCCTGCTGTTGACGCCGATTTTCTCTTTTTCCGCCATTAAGGGGGTGCTGCGCACCGCGATTGTGGTGGCGCTGGCGCTGTTTATCGCGCCGCTGCTTTACCACGATATGCTCGGCGCTTCGCTGACGCTGGTGGCCTACGCCGGGCTGGCGATCAAAGAGCTGATCCTCGGCACGCTGATCGGCCTGATCCTCGGGCTGCCGTTCTGGATGTATGAGTCGGTGGGCGCGCTGTTCGACAACCAGCGCGGCGCGTTGATGGGCGGGCAGATCAACCCGCAGTTAGGGCCAGACGCCACGCCGCTCGGCTATCTGATGAAGCAGGTGATTATCCTGCTGCTGATCGTCGGGCCGGGCCTGAGCGCGGCGACGCAGCTGATCTGGGATAGCTACCGCATCTGGCCGCCACTCACCTGGCTGCCGCCGCTGGGCGCGCAGGGCTGGGAAGTATGGCTGGGGTTGCTGAAGGAGACCTTCGTCAGCATGGTGCTGTACGCCGGGCCGCTGGTAGGGCTGCTGCTGCTGCTCGATTTCGCCGTCGGCATCATCAGCATCTACAGCCCGCAGATTCAGGCGACGGTGTTGGCGATCCCACTGAAATGTTTGCTTGGCCTGCTGTTTTTCGTCCTCTACCTGCCGCTGCTCAATCATCTTGCCGGCGAACGGCTGTTTGAGTTGCGCGATTTGAGCCATCTTCTTCCCCATCTGTTTGGCGCCAAAGGAGCGGGACATGAGTGA